CGCCGATGGGCCGCCCTGTCACTTTGCCTGATGAGTTTTGCCGCCACCCACGCCTTGGCCAGCGTAACGCTGCTCGGCAACCGCGTGATCTACCCCGCCGAGGCGCGGGAGAAAACGCTGCAGTTCACCAACGATGACGGCGCCCCGGCGCTGATGCAGATCTGGCTCGACATCAACAACCCGCAGTCCACGCCGGAAAACGCCGATGCGCCCTTTGTCGCCTCGCCGCAAATCTTCCGCATGGATCCGCACAGCGGGCAAATGGTGCGGCTGTCGTTCGTCGGCCAGCCGCTGGCGCGCGATCGCGAATCGCTGTTCTACCTCAACTTCCTGCAGGTCCCCGCCGTGCGTCAGACGGACAGCGACAAGAACAAACTGCTGCTGGTGGTCACCAACCGGCTGAAGGTGTTCTATCGCCCGGCCGGGCTGGCCGGCGACGCCAACCACGTCATCGATAAGCTCAACCTGCGCCAGGTCGGCAACGCGCTGCGCGTCGACAACCCGACCGGCTACTACGCCAACGTCAGCCAGGCGGTAATTCTGAGCGGCGCGAAGCGCAGCGCCATTCCGCAGGCGGATCTGATCCCGCCGTTTTCACAGGCCAATTGGCCTGTGAACGGGGAAGTGCGGCAGGTCGCGCTGCGCGTCATCAATGACTACGGGGTGGAAATCACGCGCACCCTGAACGTCGCGCGCTGAAACCAGACAGGGAGGTTTTCATGTTCGATGTCCGCAAGGCGACGCCGCTGCCCGCACGCTGGTGCTGCGCGCTGCTGGCGCTGCCGTTGGGCTGCGCCGCCGCCGACGGCTACACCTTCGATCCCGCTCTGCTGCGCGGCAGCGTGCTGAGCAACAGCGCCCTGAGCCAGTTCAACCAACAGGACGCCGTCGCCCCCGGCAGCTATCAGATCGATCTGTACCTCAACGGCCAGTTTCTCGAGCGCGATCAAATTCGCTTCGTACGCGCAGGCAAACAGGTGCTGCCCTGTTTCGATCGCGCGCAGCTGACGCGCTTCGGGCTGAAAAATCCGCCGGCGGCCGAAACGGCATGCCTGCTGCCCGGCCGGGATCTGAAGGACATCATGGTGAACGCCGATATCTCGCGGCTGCGGCTGGATCTCAGCATTCCGCAGGCGCTGTTGAACGGCCGGCCGCGCGGCAGCGTCAATCCCGCCAGCCTGGACAGCGGCGAATCAATGGCCTTCGTCAATTACAACCTCAACCAGTACCACGTCAGCTACCGGCAGGGGCAAACCCGCGATCTCGATTCGACCTACGCCAACCTGAACGGCGGGTTCAACCTCGGGCTCTGGCGCTACCGCCAGCAGTCCAGCTACCGCTACGATCGGGAGTTCGGCGGTCACCTGGACACCAGCCGCCGCTACGTGCAGCGCGCAATCCTGCCCTGGCGCAGCGAAATGCTGTTGGGCGAAGGCTTTACCGACGGGCACTTCTTCTCCGGCCTGGGCTTTCGCGGCATTCAGCTCAGCTCGGACGATCGCATGCTACCGGATTCACAGCGCGGCTATGCGCCGGTGGTGCGCGGCGTGGCGAAAAGCAACGCGCGCGTGACGGTGCTGCAGGGTAAAAGCACGCTGTACGAAACTACCGTGGCGCCGGGGCCGTTCGCCATCAACGATCTGTACGCCACCAACTACGCCGGCGATCTGACCGTGGTGGTGACCGAAGCCGACGGCAGCGTCAGCACCTTCACCGTGCCGTTCGCCGCGGTGCCGGAATCCATTCGCCCCGGCCAGTCGCGCTACTCCGCCATCGTCGGCCGTTCCCGCTACGTCGGCGACAACGATCTGTTCAGCGAAGTGACCTGGCAGCACGGCCTGACCAACGCCCTGACCTTCAACCTCGGCAATCAGCTGGCGGACGGCTATCAGGCGATGATGCTGGGCGGCGTGTACAGCAGCTGGCTGGGCGCCTTCGGCATGGATACCACCTATTCCCACGCCAGCCTGCCGGACGGCGGCGCCTCCGGCTGGATGCTGCACCTCTCTTACAGCCGAACCTTCAGCCCGACGGACACCACGCTATCCATCGCCGGCTACCGCTACTCTACCGAAGGCTTTCGCGATCTCAGCGACGTGCTCGGCGTGCGGCGCGCCGCCGTTACCGGCCAAAACTGGCAGTCCGACTCCTACCGCCAGCGTTCGCGTTTCGAGGTGGCCGTCAATCAGGGCATGGGCGCGTTCGGCAGCCTGACGATGTCCGGCTCGACTCAGGACTACCGCGATCAGCGCGGCCGCGACAATCAGCTCCAGCTGGGCTGGGGGAAAACCTTCGGCAACGGCGTGGCGCTTAACCTCTCCGTCACCCGCACCCGCAGCCTGGGCTACAGTAACGGCGACTACCGCGGCTACGGGCCGCTGGATAACGTCTACAGCGCGCCGCTGGCGCAGAACGCGCAGACCGTCACCGCCCTGTCGCTGAGCTTCCCGCTCGGGCGCTCATCATCCGCCCCCAGCGTCTCGCTGCTGGCCAACCACAGCCAGGGTCAGGGCGGCAACTATCAGGCTGCGCTGTCGGGCAGCGTCGGCGACGAACAGCCGGTCAGTTACGGCCTGAACTTCACCACTGACGACGATCGCCAACAAAGCGTCTGGGGCGGCAACCTGCAAACCCGCCTGCCTTACGCCAACGTCACCGGCTCGTTCTCCACCGCGCGCCAGTACCGACAAGGCTCCCTGTCGCTGCAGGGCGCGGTGGTGGCGCACCGCGGCGGCGTGACATTAGGGCCGTATGTCGGCGACACCTTCGCCCTGATCGAAGCGCCCGGCGCCAGCGGCGCACGGGTGATGGACGGCCAGGGCGCGCGCGTCGATCGCTTCGGCTACGCCCTGGCGCCCTATCACTACAACACCGTCGCGCTGAACCCCGAGGGCATGAACGACAAAGCGGAACTGGAAGACGGCCAGCGGCGCGTGGCTCCTTATGCCGGTGCCACGGTGCGCCTGCGCTTCAACACCGTGCGCGGCCAGGCGCTGCTGATCACCGCACAGCGGCCCGATAGCGCACCGATCCCGATGGGCGCCAACGTCCTTGACGCGGCAGGCAACAGCGTGGGCATGGTTGGCCAGGCCAATCAGGTATATCTGCGCAGCGACCGGAATGCCGGCACGCTGACGCTGAACTGGGGCGACGCGCCCGGCCAGCAGTGCACGCTGCATTATCGCCTGCCCGCCGCGGAAGACAACCCGATTCAGCGGCTCAGCGCCCCGTGCCGTTAGCCCGTTTAACTTATCTCAGGAGAGACGATGAAACGCATTTCTTATCTGGTCGCAGCCCCGGCGCTGTTCGCCCTGTCGCTGTTCGGCGCCCCCGCGGCGCTGGCGCAATGCACGCGGGTCGCCCCCTGGATCGACTCCGGCTGCGATCCTTGCGGGGTGGGCACGGCGCTGGGCCGGGTCAACCTGACCAGCACTTACCTGCAGCCCGTCGGTACGCCGCTCGGCACCAGCGTGTTCGATCTGACCTCCGGCACCCGTTATCCCGATCCCAACAAGGTGCTGTATGAATGCGATGCCGGCGATGTTGGGCAAATTTATGAAGTCTTCGCCACCAACGGCGACGACCGCGTCGGCGGCTATTTCGATCTGGGTGCCAGGGACGGCAACCCCAACTATTACGCCACCTACTTCCCTTACGTCGGCATCCGTTTGACCCACCTGGATTCCGGCAAGGTTTTTACCCGTTACTGGCAGTCGGCGCCGATTACCCGCTACGCCACCGTCGGCAACAAAATCCAGATCCGGGTGAAAGACTTCAGCGCCATCCGCGCCGATCTGATCCGCATCAGCTCGCTGCCGGGCGCGGGCGCCAGCAACTACTGCGGCTACAGCGCCGGCAACCCGCTGGTGGGCATGGCCTCGACCACCGGCAATTCGAACTATACCTGCACGCAGCCGAACGGCTATGTCACCTTTCAGGGGCCCGGCATCGCTTCGGATCCTATCGGCAGCGATTCCGCCACCAACTACGCCACCTGGGGCACCGGGCGCTGGAACGCGATGGGCATGGGCACCGCACCGATCTCCTCATTGACCTATACCGCCACCTGCGTGGCGCGCAACGTCACGCCGCTGGTGATCCTGCCGACCATTTCCGTCAGCCAGTTGACCGCCGGGCAAACCTCACAGGCGCAGTTCACTATCAATATCGAATGCGACAACGCCGCCGTGTCCGGCGTCAGCAGCAACAATACCGCCCTCGGCCTGCAGGTACCGTATGAAAGCTATGTCGCGGCGCAGCAGCTCGGGCTGGTCAGCGCCAACGGCGGCGTGAGCTACCTGCTCTCCAGCGGCTACGGCACCGACAGCAGCGTCGCTACCGGCGTGGGTATCGCGCTCGCTAACGCCGGCAACGGCGCGCCGATGAATTTCGTCGGCTGGGCGCGCTGCAGCGCCGGGCAATGCCCGCAGGGCAGCGACGCCGGCTGGTACCCGGTGCTCAACGGCGCCAGCGGCGGCGGCAGCACCGCAGCGGGGTTTACCCACTACACCACCCAGCTCACCGCCACGCTCGCCCGGCTGCCCGGGCAAACCGTCACCGCTGGCAAGGTGGACGCCAGGGCCTACGTTTGGGTTAAGGTGCAATGATGAGAAAGAAATATCTGACGATGGGATGCGCCCTGCTGCTGGCGCTGGCTTCCATCGGCGCGCAGGCGGGCATCATCGCCTCCGCCACGCGGGTGATTTTCCGCGAAGGCGAGACGGAAAAAACCCTGATGCTGCTCAACACCAACGGCTACCCGATCGTGGCGCAAACCTGGGTCGATAACGGTGACGTCAACGCCGCCCCCGAACTGTCCCGCGCGCCGTTTGTCACCCTGCCCAGCGTGTTCGCCCTGCCGCCTTCGGCGCTGAAGGGGCTGAGGATCCTGTTTGCCGGCGCGAACCTGCCCGCCGACCGGGAGTCGGTGTTCTGGCTTAACCTGTATGAGATCCCGCCCAGCCGGCCGGCCATGCCGCCGCTGGCGTCGCGCGTGACGCTGGCGATGAACACCCAGATGAAGATCTTCTACCGGCCCAGAGCGCTGCAGGGGAAAGCCGAAAACGCGGCCGGGGCCGTCTCATTCACGCTGCAAAAATCGCCGGACGGTTATCTGCTGCGCTGTCAAAACCGATCGGCGTTTTATCTCTCGTTCGCGCACATCGCCGTGCACACCAACAGGCGCGATTACCCGGTGCGACAAGAAAGCGACATGATGACCGCGCCATTCAGCTCGCGGGATTATCACCTCGACGGCGTTTCGGCATCCGCGCTCCCCTCTCGGGCCACCGTTCAGACCACCCTCATCAACGACCAGGGCCAGCAGATCGTCAAGTCATACACAGCAAACCCATAACGATAAAAAGCAGCACATTTTTTAAGTACAGGAAATAGGGAAAATGAGTCTAAGCAGATTCCAGCTACAGTTTCACCTGGAGAAACAGGCCAACATCATCAGGCAGTCACCGGCGTTCCACGCCGCCATCGTCAAACACGGGGAATTATTGAGGGAGACCTACAAGAAGCATCCG
Above is a window of Serratia nematodiphila DZ0503SBS1 DNA encoding:
- a CDS encoding fimbrial biogenesis chaperone, which gives rise to MPQISRSARRWAALSLCLMSFAATHALASVTLLGNRVIYPAEAREKTLQFTNDDGAPALMQIWLDINNPQSTPENADAPFVASPQIFRMDPHSGQMVRLSFVGQPLARDRESLFYLNFLQVPAVRQTDSDKNKLLLVVTNRLKVFYRPAGLAGDANHVIDKLNLRQVGNALRVDNPTGYYANVSQAVILSGAKRSAIPQADLIPPFSQANWPVNGEVRQVALRVINDYGVEITRTLNVAR
- a CDS encoding fimbria/pilus outer membrane usher protein; its protein translation is MFDVRKATPLPARWCCALLALPLGCAAADGYTFDPALLRGSVLSNSALSQFNQQDAVAPGSYQIDLYLNGQFLERDQIRFVRAGKQVLPCFDRAQLTRFGLKNPPAAETACLLPGRDLKDIMVNADISRLRLDLSIPQALLNGRPRGSVNPASLDSGESMAFVNYNLNQYHVSYRQGQTRDLDSTYANLNGGFNLGLWRYRQQSSYRYDREFGGHLDTSRRYVQRAILPWRSEMLLGEGFTDGHFFSGLGFRGIQLSSDDRMLPDSQRGYAPVVRGVAKSNARVTVLQGKSTLYETTVAPGPFAINDLYATNYAGDLTVVVTEADGSVSTFTVPFAAVPESIRPGQSRYSAIVGRSRYVGDNDLFSEVTWQHGLTNALTFNLGNQLADGYQAMMLGGVYSSWLGAFGMDTTYSHASLPDGGASGWMLHLSYSRTFSPTDTTLSIAGYRYSTEGFRDLSDVLGVRRAAVTGQNWQSDSYRQRSRFEVAVNQGMGAFGSLTMSGSTQDYRDQRGRDNQLQLGWGKTFGNGVALNLSVTRTRSLGYSNGDYRGYGPLDNVYSAPLAQNAQTVTALSLSFPLGRSSSAPSVSLLANHSQGQGGNYQAALSGSVGDEQPVSYGLNFTTDDDRQQSVWGGNLQTRLPYANVTGSFSTARQYRQGSLSLQGAVVAHRGGVTLGPYVGDTFALIEAPGASGARVMDGQGARVDRFGYALAPYHYNTVALNPEGMNDKAELEDGQRRVAPYAGATVRLRFNTVRGQALLITAQRPDSAPIPMGANVLDAAGNSVGMVGQANQVYLRSDRNAGTLTLNWGDAPGQQCTLHYRLPAAEDNPIQRLSAPCR
- a CDS encoding fimbrial protein, encoding MKRISYLVAAPALFALSLFGAPAALAQCTRVAPWIDSGCDPCGVGTALGRVNLTSTYLQPVGTPLGTSVFDLTSGTRYPDPNKVLYECDAGDVGQIYEVFATNGDDRVGGYFDLGARDGNPNYYATYFPYVGIRLTHLDSGKVFTRYWQSAPITRYATVGNKIQIRVKDFSAIRADLIRISSLPGAGASNYCGYSAGNPLVGMASTTGNSNYTCTQPNGYVTFQGPGIASDPIGSDSATNYATWGTGRWNAMGMGTAPISSLTYTATCVARNVTPLVILPTISVSQLTAGQTSQAQFTINIECDNAAVSGVSSNNTALGLQVPYESYVAAQQLGLVSANGGVSYLLSSGYGTDSSVATGVGIALANAGNGAPMNFVGWARCSAGQCPQGSDAGWYPVLNGASGGGSTAAGFTHYTTQLTATLARLPGQTVTAGKVDARAYVWVKVQ
- a CDS encoding fimbrial biogenesis chaperone, with the translated sequence MRKKYLTMGCALLLALASIGAQAGIIASATRVIFREGETEKTLMLLNTNGYPIVAQTWVDNGDVNAAPELSRAPFVTLPSVFALPPSALKGLRILFAGANLPADRESVFWLNLYEIPPSRPAMPPLASRVTLAMNTQMKIFYRPRALQGKAENAAGAVSFTLQKSPDGYLLRCQNRSAFYLSFAHIAVHTNRRDYPVRQESDMMTAPFSSRDYHLDGVSASALPSRATVQTTLINDQGQQIVKSYTANP